In Helianthus annuus cultivar XRQ/B chromosome 8, HanXRQr2.0-SUNRISE, whole genome shotgun sequence, a single genomic region encodes these proteins:
- the LOC110872818 gene encoding transketolase, chloroplastic — MAASSSLLCNPISTTKPQISNHPTLNFTFTSGSTSSALIPSRRKWFTRATVKSAAKTVDKESRLVEESVNTIRFLAVDAVEKANSGHPGLPMGCAPLGHILFDEVMKYNPKNPCWFNRDRFVLSAGHGCMLHYALLHLAGYDSVQEEDLKSFRQWGSKTPGHPENFVTPGIEVTTGPLGQGIANAVGLALAEKHLASRYNKPGHEIVDHYTYVILGDGCQMEGVSNEACSLAAHWGLGKLIAFYDDNHISIDGDTDIAFTENVDKRFEGLGWHVIWVKNGNSGYDEIREAIEEARSVTDRPSLIKVTTTIGFGSPNKANSYSAHGSALGAKEVEATRKNLGWAHEAFHVPDDVKKHWSHHISEGKVVETEWNEKFAAYENKYKEDATELKALISGELPVGWEKALPTYTPDIPGDATRNLSQQCLNALAKVLPGLLGGSADLASSNMTLLKMFGDLQKETPEERNIRFGVREHGMGAICNGIAHHTKGLIPYCATFFVFTDYMRPAIRLAALSESRVIYVMTHDSIGLGEDGPTHQPVEHISSFRAMPNILMLRPADGNETAGAYRVAILNTKRPSVLALSRQKLPNLNGTAIEKVEKGGYVLSDNSLNNKPDVILIGTGSELEIVVKAGDELRKDGKAVRVVSFVSWELFDEQSDEYKESVLPSGVTARVSIEAGSTFGWEKLVGKKGRAIGIDRFGASAPAGRIYKEFGLTVEAVIEAAKAVCQG; from the exons ATGGCGGCTTCATCTTCTCTCCTCTGTAACCCCATATCCACCACCAAACCACAAATCTCCAATCACCCCACCCTCAACTTCACCTTCACTTCCGGTTCCACCTCCTCCGCCCTCATTCCATCCCGGAGAAAGTGGTTCACACGCGCCACCGTCAAGTCGGCTGCAAAAACAGTTGATAAGGAGTCGCGGTTGGTGGAAGAATCGGTGAACACGATCCGGTTTCTGGCAGTTGATGCGGTTGAGAAGGCGAATTCGGGTCACCCTGGGTTGCCCATGGGCTGTGCTCCCTTGGGTCATATTttgtttgatgaagtcatgaagtaTAACCCGAAGAATCCATGCTGGTTTAACCGTGATCGGTTTGTGTTGTCGGCTGGTCATGGCTGCATGCTGCACTATGCTCTGCTTCATCTCGCTGGTTACGATAGTGTTCAG GAAGAAGACTTGAAAAGCTTCAGGCAATGGGGAAGCAAAACACCTGGACACCCTGAAAACTTTGTGACACCAGGAATTGAAGTCACAACTG GACCCCTTGGTCAGGGTATTGCTAATGCGGTTGGTTTAGCCCTTGCAGAGAAGCATCTAGCAAGCCGATACAACAAACCAGGCCATGAGATTGTTGATCATTACAC GTACGTTATACTTGGTGATGGTTGCCAAATGGAAGGGGTCTCAAATGAAGCTTGTTCTCTTGCTGCACATTGGGGGCTCGGGAAGCTAATAGCTTTCTATGATGACAATCATATCTCTATTGATGGAGACACAGATATTGCTTTCACCGAGAATGTTGACAAGAGGTTTGAAGGATTAGGGTGGCATGTAATTTGGGTGAAGAACGGTAATTCCGGATATGATGAAATACGTGAAGCGATTGAGGAAGCTAGGTCTGTTACAGATAGGCCGAGTTTGATCAAG GTTACGACTACGATTGGATTTGGATCACCAAACAAAGCTAACTCATATAGTGCTCATGGTAGCGCGTTGGGAGCTAAGGAAGTCGAGGCCACAAGAAAAAATCTTGGATGGGCCCACGAGGCGTTTCATGTGCCTGATGATGTTAAAAA GCATTGGAGTCATCACATTTCTGAAGGAAAAGTTGTTGAAACTGAGTGGAATGAAAAGTTTGCGGCATATGAGAACAAGTACAAGGAAGATGCCACAGAGTTGAAAGCTCTTATCAGCGGTGAATTGCCCGTTGGTTGGGAAAAAGCTCTACCG ACTTACACTCCAGACATCCCGGGAGATGCCACACGAAATCTTTCACAACAGTGCTTGAACGCGTTAGCGAAAGTTCTACCCGGGCTTCTCGGAGGCAGTGCAGATCTCGCATCCTCCAACATGACTCTTCTAAAAATGTTTGGAGATCTTCAAAAAGAGACCCCCGAAGAGCGTAACATCCGGTTTGGTGTCCGGGAGCACGGGATGGGAGCGATTTGTAACGGAATCGCTCATCACACAAAAGGACTCATTCCCTACTGTGCAACTTTCTTTGTTTTCACAGATTACATGAGACCCGCCATTAGACTCGCTGCACTATCCGAATCTAGAGTGATTTACGTCATGACCCACGATTCGATCGGTCTAGGGGAGGATGGGCCCACTCATCAACCTGTAGAACATATATCAAGTTTCCGAGCCATGCCCAACATCCTCATGCTCCGACCTGCTGACGGGAACGAAACTGCCGGTGCTTATCGCGTTGCGATTCTCAACACAAAACGCCCTTCGGTTTTGGCACTCTCGAGACAAAAGCTTCCGAATCTAAACGGAACGGCGATAGAAAAAGTCGAGAAAGGCGGATATGTTTTGTCAGACAATTCATTAAACAACAAACCGGATGTGATCCTGATCGGAACAGGGTCGGAACTAGAAATTGTAGTGAAGGCGGGTGATGAGCTGAGGAAAGACGGAAAGGCGGTGCGGGTGGTGTCGTTTGTTTCGTGGGAGCTTTTTGATGAACAAAGTGATGAATATAAAGAAAGTGTGTTGCCGAGTGGTGTGACGGCTCGGGTTAGTATCGAGGCGGGGTCCACATTTGGGTGGGAGAAGTTGGTCGGAAAGAAAGGGAGGGCCATCGGGATCGATAGATTCGGGGCGAGTGCGCCAGCAGGCAGGATATATAAGGAGTTTGGACTTACAGTTGAAGCTGTAATTGAAGCAGCTAAGGCAGTTTGCCAAGGATAA
- the LOC110872819 gene encoding chloride conductance regulatory protein ICln: MATGLRFFTERSDAGEPLLDADNGEELMHVQPAVAIVLASHPPESPGTLYISTKQVIWLSDTERTKGYAVDFYSVSLHAVSRDPEAYTSPCIYTQIDTGDEDADESESSDSESNETLDLSKITEMRLVPSDPNQLDALFEVFSECAELNPEPVEEEEEEHNWVFSADQTGLEMGLDEVDPEWVSSQTTIGHVNGNSDLAHSVLELQINDQRFEDADEMESNNRNGGRQ, encoded by the exons ATGGCAACAGGACTAAGATTTTTCACAGAGAGATCAGACGCCGGCGAACCTCTTCTCGACGCCGACAACGGCGAGGAGCTTATGCACGTCCAACCGGCCGTCGCTATTGTTCTCGCCAGCCACCCTCCAGAGTCTCCCGGCACTCTCTATATCTCCACCAA ACAAGTGATATGGTTGAGCGATACTGAGAGGACCAAAGGTTACGCAGTTGATTTCTACTCGGTGTCTCTTCACGCAGTGTCTAGAGACCCTGAAGCATATACATCGCCCTGTATATATACGCAG ATTGATACAGGAGATGAAGATGCTGATGAATCAGAAAGCTCTGATTCTGAATCTAATGAGACGTTGGATTTATCAAAGATTACCGAGATGAGGCTAGTGCCTTCAGATCCTAATCAAC TGGATGCTCTTTTTGAGGTGTTTAGTGAGTGTGCAGAGCTAAACCCTGAACCTGTTGAAG AGGAAGAAGAGGAGCACAATTGGGTTTTCAGTGCCGATCAGACGGGACTTGAAATGGGTTTAG ATGAAGTTGATCCGGAATGGGTTTCATCACAAACCACAATTGGTCATGTGAATGGAAATAGTGACCTAGCTCACAGTGTGCTTGag CTTCAAATAAATGACCAAAGGTTTGAGGACGCCGATGAAATGGAAAGCAACAACCGCAATGGTGGCCGTCAATGA